In Ovis aries strain OAR_USU_Benz2616 breed Rambouillet chromosome 13, ARS-UI_Ramb_v3.0, whole genome shotgun sequence, the following are encoded in one genomic region:
- the LOC114117502 gene encoding MORF4 family-associated protein 1-like has translation MRPLDIVELGEPEEVEVLEPEEDFEQFLLPVINEMREDIAALSREHGRAYLRNRSKLWEMDNMLIQIKTQVEASEESALNHLQNPDDGVEGRGTKRCEKAEEKAKEIAKMAEMLVELVRRIEKSESS, from the coding sequence ATGCGGCCCTTGGACATCGTGGAGCTGGGGGAACCGGAGGAGGTGGAGGTGCTGGAGCCCGAGGAGGACTTCGAGCAGTTCCTGTTGCCGGTCATCAACGAGATGCGCGAGGACATCGCGGCACTCTCCCGCGAGCACGGGCGGGCCTACCTGCGGAACCggagcaagctgtgggagatggACAATATGCTCATCCAGATAAAGACGCAGGTGGAGGCCTCGGAGGAGAGCGCGCTCAACCATCTGCAGAATCCGGACGACGGAGTCGAGGGCCGGGGGACCAAACGGTGCGAGAAGGCGGAGGAGAAGGCCAAGGAGATCGCGAAGATGGCAGAGATGCTGGTGGAGCTGGTGCGGCGGATAGAGAAGAGCGAGTCGTCCTGA